From a region of the Mus pahari chromosome 12, PAHARI_EIJ_v1.1, whole genome shotgun sequence genome:
- the LOC110329776 gene encoding olfactory receptor 187 — MEKNATLLTEFVLTGLSHQPLWNIPLFLVFLVIYLITIVGNISLITLIWTDPHLHIPMYLFLGSLAFVDTSISSIVVPKMLLNFFGMSKVITLSGCMAQFFLFNISATTECFLLAAMAYDRYVAICKPLLYPVVMTNGLCVWLIALSFIAGIIHALIHEGFLLRLTFCNSNMIHHFYCDIISLLKISCTDTSLNYLIVFIFSGSIQVFTISTILVSYTIILFTILKKKSAKGIKKAFSTCGAHLLSVSLYYGPLLFMYVHPASSEIDDQDMIDSLFYTVIIPVLNPIIYSLRNKQVIDSLAKFLKRNV, encoded by the coding sequence ATGGAGAAGAATGCCACACTGCTGACAGAGTTTGTTCTCACAGGACTCAGTCACCAGCCACTGTGGAACATCCCTCTGTTCCTGGTCTTCTTGGTGATCTATCTCATCACCATTGTGGGAAACATCAGTCTGATCACTCTCATCTGGACTGACCCTCACCTTCACATCCCCATGTATCTGTTTCTTGGAAGCTTGGCTTTTGTAGATACATCTATTTCTTCCATAGTGGTCCCAAAGATGCTTCTTAACTTCTTTGGTATGAGCAAGGTGATCACTCTATCTGGATGTATggcacaattttttttatttaatatcagTGCAACCACAGAGTGTTTCCTCTTGGCAGcaatggcctatgatcgctatgtaGCCATATGCAAACCTTTACTCTATCCAGTAGTTATGACCAACGGTCTGTGTGTGTGGCTGATAGCCTTGTCTTTTATAGCTGGAATTATTCATGCTTTGATTCATGAAGGTTTTTTATTGAGATTAACCTTCTGTAATTCTAACATGATACATCACTTTTATTGTGACATTATATCATTGTTAAAGATTTCCTGTACTGACACGTCTCTTAATTAcctaattgtttttattttttctggttcAATCCAGGTTTTCACTATTTCAACTATCCTTGTCTCTTACACTATTATTTTGTTTacaatcttaaaaaagaaatctgccaAAGGCATAAAGAAAGCCTTCTCGACCTGTGGGGCCCATCTCCTATCCGTGTCTTTATACTATGGCCCTCTTCTCTTCATGTATGTGCACCCCGCATCTTCAGAAATAGATGATCAAGATATGATAGACTCTCTGTTTTACACTGTCATAATTCCTGTTTTAAATCCAATCATTTACAGTTTGAGAAATAAGCAAGTTATTGATTCATTGGccaaatttttaaagagaaatgtttaG